The window TAGCAAATTCTCAAATCGACCCAAGAAGAGATTCTAGAAACTATCAAAACTTGAAAGCGAAGTATATAGAGAAAAAATGGGGATTTGGAGAAGTAGCTAACGATTCAAATGCAGGGCAAATAGTAACAAAAAATCAACAGGCGAATGTATTTGTAAAAGGAGATTTAGATGGACGTCTCACCATAGTATCTGAAAATAACATATACATAAATGGTGATATAAACTACATGGAAAAGCAAAAGAGCTTGCTAGGATTGATAGCAAACTATGATGTGCTAATAAATCACTATAGAGCTGAAAATAGAGGAGGATTCTCACTAGATACAAACATAAAAGAAAATTATGGAAGTGATGGAATTACAGTAAATGCGGCTATATACGCTGGCAGACAATTTGGATTTGAACTGTATAAAGACAGTAATGACTACAATAGAAAAGGCTATTTAAACCTACATGGAGCATTGATAAACCACGAGAGGGGTTTTGTGGGAGTCATAAAGCAATCAGGTTTTGACAAAAGATATAGCTATGATGACAGATTACAATCAACTACGCCACCTCATTTTATACAACCTATAAATGCACCTTGGGAGATAAAATACGAGAGAGAGCGAAATTGATGGGGAGATATATTATGTCATTGAAGAATAGAAAAGGTGTCACACTAATAGAGATAATAATAAGCATAGCGCTATTAGCTATTGTTGTAGCTGGAGTATTTCCATTGTTTTCTACGACAATGAAAGTAAATAAAGAAAACAAAAGAAGACAGGAAATACACGAAAATATAATAAAAGAAATAGAATCATATAGATCGAAAAACTACAAAGAAATTATAAATGACGGCGCATTTGATTATAAGAGATTGTCAGATGATGAAAGCTATGAAATAGTAACCAAAATAGAATTCGAAAAAGATGACTTGATAGGAGATGGAAACTACGGATATCTTCAGATGCAAATAATTGCAAGAGATGTAAGCAGTGGTGAAACTCTAGACCGAGCTGAGACATATATCAGCAACAATGGAGATGACACCACTATATTTGTCAGAATAAAAAACGAATGGCAAGAGCCAAACAAGTCAATGGACTGGATAGTAGGTCAGAGAGTTACACTTGAAAATATATTGAATCACACTACAGAAGTCAAAGAAACCGATGCTCTAGGAAAGATATTGTATCTAGACCCTCCTATGGGGAGATATAAAATAGATTTGAACCAAGGAAAATACAAGATTTCAGCTTCAAGCCCTGATAAAATAGGCGATGAATTTAGTGTTAAAAAAGGATGTACGACCTATGTAGAGTATTGGATGTATGAGCCGATAAGAATGAGTTTTAATATAGGTCCCAAATTAGCACTAGAACTCTGCGATAAAGATGATTCAATCTTGTTTGAAAGTCGTGTGACAAATAAATATTACAACGACTATTCTAGAATCGATGGAATTTCTGAGATTAGGCCGCTTGGAACAGGCAATAGCAATTGCTACAAATTAAAAATAGAAAAAGGGATACTAGGTGATGACGTAAATGGATTATGGGATGAACTCATAGAGGAAAATCCTAATAATGGCTATAATTGGGGCAAAGAAAATAGAATCAAATTTGGAAATTGGAGATATGGTTCTTGGTACAAATACTCATGGCATACGAGATCTTGGCAACCGACAGGTCAAAAATTTGGAGATCACGGTCAATTGCTAATGTTTGAGCAAAACGGAAAAAGACCAAAGTCTGGTCTCTGGACAAAAGACAACTCTGAGACAGGTCACAGAAGACACAAATGGTTTTATAGTATAGAAATACCAGGAGAGTGGACGACTATAGATGATGGAACAACAGATGCGATTTACTATAAAGATCCAAAAAAGAACGAGTACAAGAAACTGACAAATGGCGAATTTAGATTGACAAAAAATGAAGATGGTGACTTTGTATTCTTGCTAAATAAAGAGAAGAACATAACATTTCATGTCGGAAGCAATGATTTAGATACAACCCCAATAAATCCAGAGGATAAGATAGAGATTCAAATTTTAAAATAAAGATAAAAGCGAAATAGAGAAATAAAATCAAAAATAGAGTCCAAGATTTCATTGAATTATCAACGAAATTTTGAACTCTATTTTTATATTTCTGTCTTTTATTGCAAATCATTAGCACATATATTCAAAAAAAGAATAGATAATAGCAAAAACGCGGTCCGATGTGATAAAATAGACTTAACAGAATGGATACTGGGTAAATATGAAAAAATAGATAAACTTGGATGTAGAAAGAGAGGCCGGGTCTATGAATGAGATAAATAAAAAGAGAAAGAGGGGATTTACACTTATAGAAGTAATACTAGCACTTGCACTATTAGGACTTCTTACAGTGAGTGTACTCCCGTGGTTTGGAGAATCATTTAAAAAACTCAATCAAGCATCCGAACTAGTAAAAGCAGACTATACTTCTCAGCAAATAATATCAAACGTGAGGATAAATCCAAACTACGACGTTCCAGACGATTCAGGTCTAGAACTGACAAAAAGCATAACTCACTACGTGGTTGATGGCACTACAATATACTACGAGGGAGAAGATGGGTATCAAGACGCAGTTGATAAAGGGCTGATTCCAGAAGAGGGAATGAAAGTAGATGTGAGTAGAAAAAGTGACGGAAGCCTTTTTATGAGCACATTTATACGATCAAAAGCACTCAGTGTTCCTGTGAGAGTGATAGATACTACAAGCAACTTCATAGGAGATGGAGTACAAGGCGTAAAGGTAGGACTTTACAAAAGAGATAGAAGCTCTGGGCTCAGACATGAACTTGTTGCCACACAAACAACAAATGAAAGCGGAAATGCATTTTTTATATTGCCACTAGATTACGGCAAAGAAGAATACGTAGTCATGTTTCCAACAGATCAGTACAAAGCGTATTACAGATATAGTTCATACCTTGGCAGTGATGGAAGCAGAGGTGCCTACCAGATAAGACATAGAAATGACACTCAGACAGGAGAATTTTCTCAAATAGTCAGCAATGTGAGCAACAATTTGTGGGGAAATTCAGCAAATATGAAAGTATACAATAGAGACTCCACAGGCGGAAGTATAATTTGTGAAACAATAACGACAAATTCTAACGAAACATATCTTTTTGACTCGGATACACTACTTGGTGAGACAGGGGATGAGCGAAATAATTTTGACGATGGAAATGCCGGATTTAGAGGATTGGTAGAAGTAGAAAATGGTAGAGTAAACAAAATAGAGTACGTGGTTAGACAACCGGTAAACGTCAGACTTTCATCAAACAACAATAGAATTACAACCATATGGGTAACAAACTACAACCACTATGGAGACACCATAAGTGGGACAGCTAGCATACCGTTTTTGTGGCCTAGACTAGAAGCATATAACGAATACAAATACTGGGCAAAAATAAACTCAGACCAGATAACCACAATGAGATTCGTATTTAGCAATGGCAGTTATACATTCTCAAGAGATGCAAACATAGGAACTATAAGCGTAGATGGCAAGACATGGACTACAAATAGCACCACATGGCAAATAATAGATTAAAAAGGGGTGATTGCAATCGAGACAACAAAATCAAATAAGAATAAAACGGGACTTACTCTTATAGAGCTCGTACTCGCATTGGCAATTGGCTCTTTAGTGATGGTAGTAGGATATGCCCTTTTGTTTACAGGCGAAAAACAATTTGATGTAGGACAAAAAAAGGTCATAATAGATTCAGAACTAAATCAGATAGCATTTGCACTTGCAGAAGAATTAAAAAATTCCACCATAATATCAAACGCTTACGGGGAAAACTATATAAAGCTAAGCTCAAACAACCTAGAAATTTGGAGAGTAGATAGCAGTACGAAACTAAACGAAAGTATAGAGATAAAATCAGCTAGCATAGACCTAGACAGTACGGCGGCAGGGGAAATTATAAACTACACCATAGTAGGAGAATATAAAGGCGCAGAGTCTAAACTCAGCTCATCGGTATTACTAAACAACATAGAAGACTCAAGACTTGAAGGCGATGGAAACTTCGAATTAGATAGTGAGATACTGTATTATTCAAAAAACTACGATGTGCCGAAGACATATTTCATGTCAGGAGCCAAAACAGAAGAGACAAAAGCATTTAAAGCAGGGATACTAGGAGCTCAAGTAGCAATGTACTATGATGGTTATCACAACTTTGCATACAAAAGTGGTGGTTCTCATGCCACATTTTCATCATTTGAAAGAGACATAGTGGACTTTTTTCAAGAAGGAACGAATAGCGCAGCCCACAAAGCAGAGCTAGAAGCCTATATAACCGACCCTGACAGCATAGACTATATAAACTTTTCGAAAGGATACGTTTACTTCGTAAGTACCTATGACAGCTACGAATATCACAAAATGGGCGAAAGAGACGCTGATGATGGCAGTGCTTATGAGCCACCTTATGATAACTCTGATTTGCAAGATAGTTGATGGGAGGATGCTCGATGAATAAAAATTATAAAATGAAAAAACGTCAGGGTTCAACCATGCTAATGGTACTATTTTTACTATTGCTACTAACACTATTTGCAAGTAGTCTATATGGATTGAGTCTCATGAATGTCAAAGAATCAATTATATTTCACGAACAAAACCAAGCATACCTGATAGCAAAAGCAGGAGCTGAGACCATAATAGACCAGTATGCACTTTTAGACAACACTCAGCTAAATACTATATTTGAAGACGTTCCTCTAGGAGCAGATCCAGAGACCTCTGTTCAAAAGGGCAATCCCTACACAGTGACAGGAGAGATTGCGGGAGGACGATTCGAAGCTATAATCACAAAAAACGGCAGGCAAATACTTATAGAATCAACAGGGCATCACAAACGAGGTAAAGGACTCGCACTGGTACAGCTTATAGATGTAAATAGATATGGTATAGCTTACGTCAAAAATGGAGATGTAACCATAAGAAGCAATGGAAATGCAACAGGCCCCAAAATGGTAGCAGACATAGCACATTACCCAGCTATGGCAGATGGAGAGACATTTAGCATAAATGGAGGGGCAGAGCTAAATGGAAGCACATACACACACTCACCAGCTACGATACAATCAAATAATCAGACTATAAGTATGGGATCGTTATATACAGACAATAGCGTCATGCTGAGAGCTGGGACAGATGCATCTCCAGGAAGACTTACATTTGATGGAGTATACACGTCGTATCCAACCTATGTAAATATATTTGATGGAGCACTAAATGACCCAGTACCGGGAACAATTATAGGAAACGAAATAAAAAGAGGGGACAATTCCATAGGAAACTACCCTAGAAATGTAAAAATTAGAGTATCAAAAAATATAATTACATTTAGGTACACAAATACATTTGGATACCCAGATGGTTTTCCTATGATACCATCTGGATATGCAGTATTTGGAGATTCAGGAGATACACCAGCAGAACCGATGACGGCTTTACCAGTTGCTACAACTATGACGACAGTAACGTATGATGAAGAATCTGGAAATACGCCATATACACTAAATACGTACTCATCATCTAATTGGCCGAGCAATGGAAGGATAAATCACCGAAAGCGGAGAGTGAGGATAAATTTAAATAATGGGGAGTCACTGGCACTAAATGATTTAACTGCATCAGATCTGAGGGTAACAGGAAATGGAACACTTACAATAGCAGATATAGACTTGAAGAAGAGAACATTTGGAGGAGACCTCATAGTAGAAAACGGAGCCACACTCATAGTGTCAGATGGCGACATATCCACATCTAGCCTTCAAATAACATCAAGTACAGATACACCATCTAAATACCAGCAAAATGCAGGAACGCTAAAAATAGATGGAAACCTAAGCATGACGAAAAGTGAAATGGTTTCAGAAGTTCCGGTGTATCTATCGGGAAATATATCCATGACCGACTCAAATATAGATTTAAAAAGCGATTTAGAATCAAGTGGAACTGCAAACTTCACAGAGATGAATGGAAATATAGATGGAGATCTAAAAGTAGTTGGCAATATACAAATTCAAGGAAGCAGCGATGCCATAAATGGAAATATAGATGCAGAAGACACATTAGAGTTAGATGGAGACCTATTTACAAATGGAACACTTACAATTCGCGGAGCTAGATTCTTATATCACGGAGATGTAAATGTAAATAGAGTTAGCACGACGACAGATGTAGTGACTATAAACCATTCATACCTAGACCATCTTGGAAATGATGAGAC is drawn from Tissierellales bacterium and contains these coding sequences:
- a CDS encoding prepilin-type N-terminal cleavage/methylation domain-containing protein, with protein sequence MSLKNRKGVTLIEIIISIALLAIVVAGVFPLFSTTMKVNKENKRRQEIHENIIKEIESYRSKNYKEIINDGAFDYKRLSDDESYEIVTKIEFEKDDLIGDGNYGYLQMQIIARDVSSGETLDRAETYISNNGDDTTIFVRIKNEWQEPNKSMDWIVGQRVTLENILNHTTEVKETDALGKILYLDPPMGRYKIDLNQGKYKISASSPDKIGDEFSVKKGCTTYVEYWMYEPIRMSFNIGPKLALELCDKDDSILFESRVTNKYYNDYSRIDGISEIRPLGTGNSNCYKLKIEKGILGDDVNGLWDELIEENPNNGYNWGKENRIKFGNWRYGSWYKYSWHTRSWQPTGQKFGDHGQLLMFEQNGKRPKSGLWTKDNSETGHRRHKWFYSIEIPGEWTTIDDGTTDAIYYKDPKKNEYKKLTNGEFRLTKNEDGDFVFLLNKEKNITFHVGSNDLDTTPINPEDKIEIQILK
- a CDS encoding prepilin-type N-terminal cleavage/methylation domain-containing protein encodes the protein MNEINKKRKRGFTLIEVILALALLGLLTVSVLPWFGESFKKLNQASELVKADYTSQQIISNVRINPNYDVPDDSGLELTKSITHYVVDGTTIYYEGEDGYQDAVDKGLIPEEGMKVDVSRKSDGSLFMSTFIRSKALSVPVRVIDTTSNFIGDGVQGVKVGLYKRDRSSGLRHELVATQTTNESGNAFFILPLDYGKEEYVVMFPTDQYKAYYRYSSYLGSDGSRGAYQIRHRNDTQTGEFSQIVSNVSNNLWGNSANMKVYNRDSTGGSIICETITTNSNETYLFDSDTLLGETGDERNNFDDGNAGFRGLVEVENGRVNKIEYVVRQPVNVRLSSNNNRITTIWVTNYNHYGDTISGTASIPFLWPRLEAYNEYKYWAKINSDQITTMRFVFSNGSYTFSRDANIGTISVDGKTWTTNSTTWQIID
- a CDS encoding prepilin-type N-terminal cleavage/methylation domain-containing protein; this encodes MIAIETTKSNKNKTGLTLIELVLALAIGSLVMVVGYALLFTGEKQFDVGQKKVIIDSELNQIAFALAEELKNSTIISNAYGENYIKLSSNNLEIWRVDSSTKLNESIEIKSASIDLDSTAAGEIINYTIVGEYKGAESKLSSSVLLNNIEDSRLEGDGNFELDSEILYYSKNYDVPKTYFMSGAKTEETKAFKAGILGAQVAMYYDGYHNFAYKSGGSHATFSSFERDIVDFFQEGTNSAAHKAELEAYITDPDSIDYINFSKGYVYFVSTYDSYEYHKMGERDADDGSAYEPPYDNSDLQDS
- a CDS encoding translocation/assembly module TamB, whose amino-acid sequence is MNKNYKMKKRQGSTMLMVLFLLLLLTLFASSLYGLSLMNVKESIIFHEQNQAYLIAKAGAETIIDQYALLDNTQLNTIFEDVPLGADPETSVQKGNPYTVTGEIAGGRFEAIITKNGRQILIESTGHHKRGKGLALVQLIDVNRYGIAYVKNGDVTIRSNGNATGPKMVADIAHYPAMADGETFSINGGAELNGSTYTHSPATIQSNNQTISMGSLYTDNSVMLRAGTDASPGRLTFDGVYTSYPTYVNIFDGALNDPVPGTIIGNEIKRGDNSIGNYPRNVKIRVSKNIITFRYTNTFGYPDGFPMIPSGYAVFGDSGDTPAEPMTALPVATTMTTVTYDEESGNTPYTLNTYSSSNWPSNGRINHRKRRVRINLNNGESLALNDLTASDLRVTGNGTLTIADIDLKKRTFGGDLIVENGATLIVSDGDISTSSLQITSSTDTPSKYQQNAGTLKIDGNLSMTKSEMVSEVPVYLSGNISMTDSNIDLKSDLESSGTANFTEMNGNIDGDLKVVGNIQIQGSSDAINGNIDAEDTLELDGDLFTNGTLTIRGARFLYHGDVNVNRVSTTTDVVTINHSYLDHLGNDETKGSFAARGGIKIDDATFNSRYMKSTSSLDVEGDSTAIIANDLVAPVINVENQSKLVNYNRIFANTEFNVGLDTAFDPNPKDIEIEGKNLYVQNFLSDEGARLHFEEIRNINDSGADVVIGGTTRLNVNDIIARSVEFSDTSYTKALAVSVVDDFILEDGAELDMKIYEDLTDVNSKNSYSNIVWMDKD